The following proteins come from a genomic window of Astatotilapia calliptera chromosome 11, fAstCal1.2, whole genome shotgun sequence:
- the lenep gene encoding lens epithelial cell protein LEP503, with protein sequence MHPQRPLPQAMPSASLGQHLRDMAMGLGRGKNFLGGNFAYSFIQSVKECLYFLLCCWCIKEILD encoded by the coding sequence ATGCACCCCCAGCGTCCTCTTCCCCAGGCCATGCCTTCCGCCTCTCTGGGACAGCACCTGCGGGACATGGCCATGGGCCTGGGACGAGGCAAGAACTTCCTGGGAGGAAACTTTGCCTACAGTTTTATCCAGTCGGTTAAAGAATGCCTCTAtttcctcctctgctgctggtGCATCAAAGAGATCCTGGACTGA